The following proteins come from a genomic window of Vidua chalybeata isolate OUT-0048 chromosome 2, bVidCha1 merged haplotype, whole genome shotgun sequence:
- the POU4F1 gene encoding POU domain, class 4, transcription factor 1 isoform X2, with product MMSMNSKQPHFAMHPTLPEHKYPSLHSSSEAIRRACLPTPPLQSNIFASLDETLLARAEALAAVDIAVSQGKSHPFKPDATYHTMNSVPCTSTSTVPLAHHHHHHHHHHQALEPGDLLDHITSPSLALSGSGGGGGGLISTSAHPHSHMHGLGHLSHPAAMNMPSGLPHPGLVAAHHGAAGQVASAAAVVGAAGLASICDSDTDPRELEAFAERFKQRRIKLGVTQADVGSALANLKIPGVGSLSQSTICRFESLTLSHNNMIALKPILQAWLEEAEGAQREKMNKPELFNGGEKKRKRTSIAAPEKRSLEAYFAVQPRPSSEKIAAIAEKLDLKKNVVRVWFCNQRQKQKRMKFSATY from the exons ATGATGTCCATGAACAGCAAACAGCCTCATTTTGCCATGCATCCCACCCTACCTGAGCACAAATACCCCTCTCTACACTCCAGCTCGGAAGCAATAAGAAGAGCATGTCTACCAACTCCACCG ctgcagagcaatATCTTCGCCAGCCTCGATGAGACCCTGCTGGCGCGGGCCGAGGCTCTGGCCGCCGTCGATATCGCCGTCTCGCAGGGCAAGAGCCACCCGTTCAAGCCCGACGCCACGTACCACACCATGAACAGTGTGCCCTGCACCTCCACCTCCACCGTGCCCCTGGCgcaccatcaccaccaccaccaccatcatcaccagGCGCTGGAGCCCGGCGACCTCCTCGACCACATCACCTCTCCTTCCCTTGCGCTCA gcggcagcggcgggggcggcggcggcctcATCTCCACTTCGGCCCACCCGCACTCGCACATGCACGGCCTGGGCCACCTCTCGCACCCGGCCGCCATGAACATGCCGTCGGGGCTGCCGCACCCGGGGCTGGTGGCCGCGCACCACGGCGCCGCGGGGCAGGTGGCCTCGGCGGCGGCGGTGGTGGGGGCGGCCGGCCTGGCCTCCATCTGCGACTCGGACACGGACCCGCGAGAGCTGGAGGCCTTCGCCGAGCGCTTCAAGCAGCGCCGCATCAAGCTGGGGGTGACCCAGGCCGACGTGGGCTCGGCGCTGGCCAACCTGAAGATCCCGGGCGTGGGCTCCCTCAGCCAGAGCACCATCTGCCGCTTCGAGTCCCTCACCCTCTCCCACAACAACATGATCGCCCTCAAGCCCATCCTGCAGGCCTGGCTGGAGGAGGCCGAGGGCGCCCAGCGGGAAAAAATGAACAAGCCCGAGCTCTTCAATGGGGGCGAGAAGAAGCGCAAGCGGACTTCCATCGCCGCCCCGGAGAAGCGCTCGCTGGAGGCGTACTTCGCCGTCCAGCCCCGGCCCTCCTCCGAAAAGATCGCCGCCATCGCCGAGAAATTGGACCTCAAAAAGAACGTGGTGCGGGTTTGGTTTTGCAACCAGAGACAGAAGCAGAAACGGATGAAATTTTCCGCCACCTACTAG
- the POU4F1 gene encoding POU domain, class 4, transcription factor 1 isoform X1: MMSMNSKQPHFAMHPTLPEHKYPSLHSSSEAIRRACLPTPPLQSNIFASLDETLLARAEALAAVDIAVSQGKSHPFKPDATYHTMNSVPCTSTSTVPLAHHHHHHHHHHQALEPGDLLDHITSPSLALMPGGGGGGGGGGGGHDGAGGGGGGAGGGGGGGGSGGGGGGLISTSAHPHSHMHGLGHLSHPAAMNMPSGLPHPGLVAAHHGAAGQVASAAAVVGAAGLASICDSDTDPRELEAFAERFKQRRIKLGVTQADVGSALANLKIPGVGSLSQSTICRFESLTLSHNNMIALKPILQAWLEEAEGAQREKMNKPELFNGGEKKRKRTSIAAPEKRSLEAYFAVQPRPSSEKIAAIAEKLDLKKNVVRVWFCNQRQKQKRMKFSATY; the protein is encoded by the exons ATGATGTCCATGAACAGCAAACAGCCTCATTTTGCCATGCATCCCACCCTACCTGAGCACAAATACCCCTCTCTACACTCCAGCTCGGAAGCAATAAGAAGAGCATGTCTACCAACTCCACCG ctgcagagcaatATCTTCGCCAGCCTCGATGAGACCCTGCTGGCGCGGGCCGAGGCTCTGGCCGCCGTCGATATCGCCGTCTCGCAGGGCAAGAGCCACCCGTTCAAGCCCGACGCCACGTACCACACCATGAACAGTGTGCCCTGCACCTCCACCTCCACCGTGCCCCTGGCgcaccatcaccaccaccaccaccatcatcaccagGCGCTGGAGCCCGGCGACCTCCTCGACCACATCACCTCTCCTTCCCTTGCGCTCATGcccggcggaggcggcggcggaggcggcggcggcggcggccacgacggggcgggcggcggcggcggcggggccggcggcggcgggggcggcggcggcagcggcgggggcggcggcggcctcATCTCCACTTCGGCCCACCCGCACTCGCACATGCACGGCCTGGGCCACCTCTCGCACCCGGCCGCCATGAACATGCCGTCGGGGCTGCCGCACCCGGGGCTGGTGGCCGCGCACCACGGCGCCGCGGGGCAGGTGGCCTCGGCGGCGGCGGTGGTGGGGGCGGCCGGCCTGGCCTCCATCTGCGACTCGGACACGGACCCGCGAGAGCTGGAGGCCTTCGCCGAGCGCTTCAAGCAGCGCCGCATCAAGCTGGGGGTGACCCAGGCCGACGTGGGCTCGGCGCTGGCCAACCTGAAGATCCCGGGCGTGGGCTCCCTCAGCCAGAGCACCATCTGCCGCTTCGAGTCCCTCACCCTCTCCCACAACAACATGATCGCCCTCAAGCCCATCCTGCAGGCCTGGCTGGAGGAGGCCGAGGGCGCCCAGCGGGAAAAAATGAACAAGCCCGAGCTCTTCAATGGGGGCGAGAAGAAGCGCAAGCGGACTTCCATCGCCGCCCCGGAGAAGCGCTCGCTGGAGGCGTACTTCGCCGTCCAGCCCCGGCCCTCCTCCGAAAAGATCGCCGCCATCGCCGAGAAATTGGACCTCAAAAAGAACGTGGTGCGGGTTTGGTTTTGCAACCAGAGACAGAAGCAGAAACGGATGAAATTTTCCGCCACCTACTAG